A genome region from Crossiella equi includes the following:
- a CDS encoding acyclic terpene utilization AtuA family protein encodes MPDVLRIGNASGFYGDRFTAMREQLEGGELDVLTGDYLAELTMLILGRDRLKDASLGYARTFLRQLEDCLGLALDQGVKIVANAGGLNPAGLAAALRELAAKLGLSVHIGHVEGDDLRARAADLGFGQPLTANAYLGAWGIADCLRAGADIVVTGRITDASLVTGPAAAHFGWGREDWDRLAGATVAGHVLECGPQATGGNFAFFQDLPDSDARFATPLGFPIAEIAEDGSSVITKHPGTGGAVTVDTVTAQLLYEIGAPAYAGPDVTTDFASIQLAEAGPDRVRVHGVRGGPPPEQLKVCLNTLGGFRNTTTFVLTGLDVDRKARLVRAQLEARIGSTGLTWTLARTDRADAATEETASALLHATIKDPDPQRAKAFSRAAIELALASYPGFHVTAPPSDGTPFGVYRAAYVDRDQVTQVAVLPDGRRVEVEEPTPHAAVPSTPVEEPEPYGQHQPTRRGPLGRVAGARSGDKGGDANLGVWVRSEPAYRWLCHHLTVERLQRLLPETAGLTVHRYALPNLRALNFVVEGLLGAGVASSTRFDPQAKALGEWLRARVVDVPEELW; translated from the coding sequence ATGCCTGACGTGCTCCGCATCGGCAACGCCTCCGGCTTCTACGGCGACCGCTTCACCGCGATGCGCGAACAGCTCGAAGGCGGCGAGCTCGACGTCCTCACCGGCGACTACCTGGCCGAGCTGACCATGCTCATCCTCGGCCGCGACCGCCTCAAGGACGCCAGCCTCGGCTACGCCCGCACCTTCCTGCGCCAGCTCGAGGACTGCCTCGGCCTGGCCCTGGACCAGGGCGTCAAGATCGTGGCCAACGCGGGCGGCCTCAACCCGGCCGGGCTCGCCGCCGCCCTCCGCGAGCTGGCCGCGAAACTCGGCCTGTCCGTCCACATCGGACACGTCGAGGGCGATGACCTGCGCGCCCGCGCCGCCGACCTCGGCTTCGGCCAGCCGCTGACCGCCAACGCCTACCTCGGCGCCTGGGGCATCGCGGACTGCCTGCGCGCGGGTGCCGACATCGTGGTCACCGGCCGCATCACCGACGCCTCCCTGGTCACCGGCCCGGCCGCCGCGCACTTCGGCTGGGGCCGCGAGGACTGGGACCGCCTGGCCGGGGCCACCGTCGCCGGGCACGTCCTGGAATGCGGCCCCCAGGCCACCGGCGGCAACTTCGCCTTCTTCCAGGACCTGCCCGACAGCGACGCCCGCTTCGCGACCCCGCTGGGCTTCCCGATCGCCGAGATCGCCGAGGACGGCAGCTCGGTGATCACCAAGCACCCTGGCACCGGCGGCGCGGTCACCGTGGACACCGTCACCGCGCAGCTGCTCTACGAGATCGGCGCCCCGGCCTACGCGGGCCCGGACGTCACCACCGACTTCGCCAGCATCCAGCTGGCGGAGGCGGGCCCGGACCGGGTGCGCGTGCACGGCGTGCGCGGCGGCCCGCCGCCCGAACAGCTCAAGGTCTGCCTCAACACCCTGGGCGGCTTCCGCAACACCACCACGTTCGTGCTCACCGGCCTGGACGTCGACCGCAAGGCGCGCCTGGTCCGCGCGCAGCTGGAGGCCCGGATCGGGAGCACCGGCCTGACCTGGACGCTGGCCCGCACCGACCGCGCCGACGCCGCCACCGAGGAGACCGCGAGCGCGCTGCTGCACGCCACCATCAAGGACCCGGACCCCCAGCGCGCCAAGGCCTTCTCCCGCGCGGCGATCGAGCTGGCGCTGGCCTCCTACCCGGGTTTCCACGTCACCGCCCCGCCCAGCGACGGCACCCCGTTCGGCGTGTACCGGGCGGCCTACGTCGACCGCGACCAGGTCACGCAGGTCGCGGTGCTGCCCGACGGCCGCCGCGTCGAGGTCGAGGAGCCGACACCGCACGCGGCCGTGCCGAGCACCCCGGTCGAGGAGCCCGAGCCCTACGGCCAGCACCAGCCGACCCGGCGCGGACCACTCGGCCGCGTCGCGGGCGCCCGCTCCGGTGACAAGGGCGGCGACGCCAACCTCGGCGTGTGGGTGCGCTCCGAACCGGCCTACCGCTGGCTCTGCCACCACCTGACGGTCGAACGGCTCCAGCGGCTGCTGCCCGAGACCGCCGGGCTGACCGTGCACCGGTACGCCCTGCCGAACCTGCGCGCGCTCAACTTCGTCGTGGAAGGCCTGCTCGGTGCGGGCGTGGCCTCCTCGACCCGGTTCGACCCGCAGGCCAAGGCCCTGGGCGAGTGGCTGCGCGCCCGGGTGGTCGACGTCCCGGAGGAGCTGTGGTGA
- a CDS encoding acyl-CoA dehydrogenase family protein, with product MTDPFDTPERRTLRETVRAFTRREVVPHLADWERAGEVPRELHRKAAAAGLLGIGFPEEVGGSGGDLLDMVVLNEEVLHAGGSSGLLAALCTHGIALPHIVAAGSPELVDTWVRPTLAGELIGSLGVTEPGGGSDVASLRTKAVRDGGDYVVNGAKTYITSGARADFVTTAVRTGEPGYGGVSLLVIPTGTPGFTVSRRLEKLGWHCSDTAELSFTDVRVPAANLVGGENAGFAELMRQFQTERLTLAVQAYATAQRALDLAVAWTKDRETFGRPLVSRQVVRHQLVEMTQRIELARTYTRATAVRAAAGEEVVAQVCLAKNSAVAACSYVVDAAVQLHGGFGYMREAEVERHYRDARILGIGGGASEVLADLAARRLGYTA from the coding sequence GTGACCGATCCGTTCGACACCCCGGAACGCCGAACGCTGCGCGAGACCGTGCGCGCGTTCACCCGGCGCGAGGTCGTGCCGCACCTGGCCGACTGGGAACGCGCCGGGGAGGTCCCGCGCGAGCTGCACCGGAAGGCCGCGGCGGCGGGCCTGCTCGGCATCGGCTTCCCGGAGGAGGTCGGCGGCAGCGGCGGCGACCTCCTGGACATGGTCGTGCTCAACGAGGAGGTCCTGCACGCCGGCGGTTCCAGCGGGCTGCTGGCCGCGCTGTGCACCCACGGCATCGCGCTGCCGCACATCGTGGCCGCCGGGTCCCCGGAGCTGGTGGACACCTGGGTGCGGCCGACGCTGGCGGGCGAGCTGATCGGCTCCCTCGGTGTCACCGAACCCGGCGGCGGCTCGGACGTGGCCTCCTTGCGCACCAAGGCCGTCCGCGACGGCGGGGACTACGTCGTCAACGGTGCCAAGACCTACATCACCTCCGGCGCCCGCGCGGACTTCGTCACCACCGCCGTGCGCACCGGCGAGCCCGGGTACGGCGGGGTCAGCCTGCTGGTCATCCCGACCGGCACCCCCGGGTTCACCGTCAGCAGACGCCTGGAGAAGCTGGGCTGGCACTGCTCGGACACCGCCGAGCTGTCCTTCACCGACGTCCGCGTGCCCGCGGCCAACCTGGTCGGCGGCGAGAACGCCGGGTTCGCCGAGCTGATGCGCCAGTTCCAGACCGAACGCCTCACCCTGGCCGTGCAGGCCTACGCCACCGCCCAGCGCGCCCTGGACCTCGCCGTGGCCTGGACCAAGGACCGCGAGACCTTCGGGCGGCCGCTGGTCAGCCGCCAGGTCGTGCGGCACCAGCTGGTCGAGATGACCCAGCGGATCGAGCTGGCCCGCACCTACACCCGCGCCACCGCCGTCCGCGCGGCTGCGGGCGAGGAGGTCGTGGCGCAGGTCTGCCTGGCCAAGAACTCCGCCGTCGCCGCCTGCTCCTACGTGGTGGACGCGGCGGTGCAGCTGCACGGCGGGTTCGGCTACATGCGCGAGGCCGAGGTGGAACGGCACTACCGGGACGCCCGCATCCTGGGCATCGGCGGCGGGGCGAGCGAAGTGCTCGCCGACCTGGCCGCACGGCGATTGGGGTACACCGCATGA
- a CDS encoding acyl-CoA carboxylase subunit beta: MTILRSTVDTGAPEHVANREAMLGKLAELSTEHAKALAGGGQKYVDRHHKRGKLLPRERIELLVDEDSAFLELSPLAAWGTDYAVGASVVTGIGVVNGVECLITANDPTVRGGASNPWTLKKSFRAMDIAVANRLPVLSLVESGGADLPSQAEIFIPGGRMFRDLTRASAAGLPTVTLVFGNSTAGGAYIPGMSDHVVMVKQQAKVFLGGPPLVKMATGEESGDEELGGAEMHASTSGLADYLAEDEHDALRLGRDIVGRLNWRKLGPGPRQASVEPRYPAEDLLGIAPTDLRQPFDPREVIARLVDGSDFDEFKPRYGTSLVTGWASLHGYPIGVLANARGVLFSEESQKATQFIQLANTADIPLLFLQNTTGYMVGKEYEQAGIIKHGSMMINAVSNSRVPHLTVVMGASYGAGNYGMCGRAYDPRFLFTWPNAKSAVMGPAQLAGVLSIVARQAAAAKGAPYDEEADANLRAMVEGQIEAQSLAPFLSGRLYDDGVIDPRDTRTVLGICLSAIHSGQVEGTRNFGVFRM, encoded by the coding sequence ATGACCATCCTGCGCTCCACAGTGGACACCGGTGCGCCCGAGCACGTGGCCAACCGGGAGGCCATGCTCGGCAAGCTCGCCGAGCTGTCCACCGAGCACGCCAAGGCCCTCGCGGGCGGCGGGCAGAAGTACGTGGACCGGCACCACAAGCGCGGCAAGCTGCTGCCCCGCGAACGCATCGAGCTGCTCGTCGACGAGGACTCCGCGTTCCTGGAGCTGTCCCCGCTGGCCGCCTGGGGCACCGACTACGCCGTCGGCGCCAGCGTGGTCACCGGCATCGGCGTGGTCAACGGCGTGGAATGCCTGATCACCGCCAACGACCCGACCGTGCGCGGCGGCGCGAGCAACCCGTGGACGCTGAAGAAGTCCTTCCGCGCCATGGACATCGCGGTGGCCAACCGGCTGCCGGTGCTCAGCCTGGTCGAGTCCGGCGGCGCCGACCTGCCCAGCCAGGCCGAGATCTTCATCCCCGGCGGCCGCATGTTCCGCGACCTCACCCGCGCCTCCGCCGCCGGGCTGCCCACGGTCACCCTGGTCTTCGGCAACTCCACCGCGGGCGGCGCCTACATCCCGGGCATGTCCGACCACGTGGTGATGGTCAAGCAGCAGGCCAAGGTCTTCCTCGGCGGCCCGCCCCTGGTCAAGATGGCCACCGGCGAGGAGTCCGGCGACGAGGAGCTGGGCGGCGCGGAGATGCACGCCTCCACCTCCGGCCTGGCCGACTACCTCGCCGAGGACGAGCACGACGCGCTGCGCCTGGGCCGCGACATCGTGGGCCGCCTGAACTGGCGCAAGCTCGGCCCCGGCCCCCGGCAGGCCAGCGTCGAACCGCGCTACCCGGCCGAGGACCTGCTGGGCATCGCGCCGACCGACCTGCGGCAGCCCTTCGACCCGCGCGAGGTCATCGCCCGCCTGGTCGACGGCTCCGACTTCGACGAGTTCAAGCCCCGCTACGGCACCAGCCTGGTCACCGGCTGGGCCAGCCTGCACGGCTACCCGATCGGCGTGCTGGCCAACGCGCGCGGTGTGCTGTTCAGCGAGGAGTCGCAGAAGGCCACCCAGTTCATCCAGCTGGCCAACACCGCCGACATCCCGCTGCTGTTCCTGCAGAACACCACCGGCTACATGGTCGGCAAGGAGTACGAGCAGGCCGGGATCATCAAGCACGGCTCGATGATGATCAACGCGGTGTCCAACAGCCGGGTGCCGCACCTGACCGTGGTGATGGGCGCCTCCTACGGCGCGGGCAACTACGGCATGTGCGGCCGCGCTTACGACCCGCGCTTCCTGTTCACCTGGCCCAACGCCAAGTCCGCGGTGATGGGCCCGGCGCAGCTGGCGGGCGTGCTGTCCATCGTGGCCCGCCAGGCCGCCGCCGCGAAGGGCGCCCCCTACGACGAGGAGGCGGACGCGAACCTGCGCGCCATGGTCGAGGGGCAG